A region of Nitrospirota bacterium DNA encodes the following proteins:
- a CDS encoding alanine--glyoxylate aminotransferase family protein — protein sequence MMKKYLLAPGPTQVPPEVLLRMAYPMIHHRAPDFGPIMQEVSEGLKWLFQTQNDVLLMASSGTGAMEGSVSNFLSPGDKVITVNGGKFGERWGKICKAFGVNATEIKVEWGEAVDPQIIAGQLKNDPSIKAVYVQASETSTGVAHDVKTIAGIVKNYPGTILVVDAITALGVFDIRPDEWGIDILVTGSQKALMLPPGLAFASVSEKAWKMNETAKCSRFYLDFKKERDNIRKNTSAYTPAVTLILGLQEVLRNLKGEGLQNIFTRHSLLANATREGIKGFGLEIFPKSSPSDAVTAVKAPEGFDGQQIYKRLRERYGVTAAGGQDHLKGKIFRISHMGYCDKFDVITAIAATEMVLKEMGYSGELGSGLRKAEELFIKA from the coding sequence ATTATGAAAAAATATTTGTTAGCACCAGGGCCTACACAGGTACCACCGGAAGTTCTACTACGGATGGCATATCCGATGATCCACCACCGTGCACCTGACTTCGGTCCGATAATGCAGGAAGTAAGTGAAGGATTAAAATGGTTATTCCAGACACAGAATGATGTTCTCCTTATGGCATCAAGCGGAACAGGCGCTATGGAAGGGTCTGTTTCAAATTTCCTTTCACCGGGAGACAAGGTAATAACCGTAAATGGCGGTAAATTTGGTGAGCGCTGGGGAAAGATATGTAAGGCTTTTGGGGTAAATGCAACAGAGATAAAGGTTGAATGGGGCGAGGCAGTAGACCCACAGATTATTGCCGGCCAACTGAAAAACGACCCTTCAATAAAGGCAGTGTATGTGCAGGCAAGCGAGACTTCTACCGGTGTGGCCCATGATGTAAAAACCATTGCAGGCATTGTAAAGAATTATCCCGGCACCATTCTTGTTGTAGATGCTATTACAGCACTCGGTGTCTTTGACATAAGACCGGATGAATGGGGGATTGACATACTTGTTACAGGTTCCCAAAAGGCGCTTATGCTTCCTCCGGGACTTGCATTCGCAAGTGTAAGTGAAAAGGCTTGGAAGATGAATGAGACTGCAAAGTGTTCAAGGTTCTATCTGGATTTCAAAAAGGAAAGGGATAATATAAGGAAAAATACCTCAGCATATACCCCTGCGGTAACACTTATCCTCGGCCTTCAGGAGGTACTGCGAAATCTGAAAGGAGAAGGTCTCCAGAACATATTTACACGGCACAGTCTTCTTGCAAATGCAACACGTGAAGGTATTAAAGGTTTCGGGTTGGAGATATTCCCTAAATCCTCACCGAGCGATGCTGTTACAGCAGTAAAGGCACCTGAGGGATTTGACGGACAGCAGATATACAAAAGGCTGAGAGAAAGATATGGAGTTACAGCAGCAGGCGGCCAGGACCACCTTAAAGGAAAAATATTCAGGATATCTCACATGGGGTATTGCGATAAATTTGATGTTATTACTGCAATTGCCGCAACAGAGATGGTATTAAAAGAGATGGGTTATTCAGGGGAGCTTGGAAGCGGATTAAGAAAGGCTGAAGAGCTATTTATAAAAGCATAA